The nucleotide window GCGCCCATGACGCCCATGAGGAACGGCAGGAGCATGAGGCCGAAGCCCACGCCGAGCCCGGAAAGAGAAAAGAGGAATCCACCGGAGCCGCCGAGGATGCCGTGCGCCGCAAGGGCGACGACCATGGCGGGATAGGTCAGCCAGTTGGGAATGCGCTGCTCGCGGACGTCCGTGACGCAGGCGATGGCGAGAACGATCGAAAGAAAACCGTTGAGCGCGATGTCCATGTCTCCCCCTAGGTTCGCGCGTGAGCCTCAGAAGCGATGTGAAAGGGGTGGCACCTGGCGGTTGATCGCCCGGGCGCCACCCCTTTCGCGACGAGGCGAATGTCCTGGCCTGCCTAGCTGGCGGGCGTGACGCTCATCTTGCTCGCGATCTGGTTGAAGGTGTTGGACACGTTGGTGCCCAGGGTGGTGACGGCGGTCACGATGGCGGCGGCGATCAGGGCGGCGATCAGGCCGTACTCAAGAGCGGTGGCGCCTTCGTCGTTGCGGATCAGCTTCATGATGGTCTTCATTGTGTTCCTCTCCTTGAATGAATGGTGTTCTGAAATTTTCCAGGTGGGGGGGCCATTTCCCCGTGCCGATGCCCTCTTAAAGGCAACCTGCGTGCCAACCCCGTCCGAGACGGAAGAAAATCCCGCAGAATATTTAAAAATTGTTTAATTACGGTATGATATATGACTGAGCGCAACGCACAGAAATACGTGCACCCCTC belongs to Desulfovibrio sp. X2 and includes:
- a CDS encoding Flp family type IVb pilin; translated protein: MKTIMKLIRNDEGATALEYGLIAALIAAAIVTAVTTLGTNVSNTFNQIASKMSVTPAS